A stretch of DNA from Paramormyrops kingsleyae isolate MSU_618 chromosome 15, PKINGS_0.4, whole genome shotgun sequence:
aaTGCATGTTATTCTTTAacgttaaaaaaataaaaaaatttaagtgAGGCTCCGATTACTGCTAACGCTGTGCACTTCAAAACCACCTCAATACAGCTTCTCCCTGTCAGTTTAATAGCAGGAGGagcgtttgtttttttaacgGTGTTAAATGTAATACCTTTGGCATCTCTAACTACCGGGGTATACCGTAATACCGTCATACTGCCCAAGCCTGTTGGAGGATGAGGGAATTTGTCGGTTCTTTTAGCACTTAGAACCTCGCTACAGTCTCCCAAGTCCGCGCCACTTCGCTGTTGTCTCGCTGCCTGCATTATATGATGTAGTTACTGCACACAATCATGAGATCTTAAGAAGTAACATCACTGACATCAGTTTCACTATAGATTTGTGGAGCTCTGGTGAGTCGGTTCTCAGAATCGGGAATATGAGCCAAAAGTTTATCCGTTATTCATATCGGTTAAAAATCTGTTTGTGGAAGGAGCTCAGCTATGTTAATGCAAGCCCCTCCTCTTCCATCAAGGAATTAAGAATtctttatggttttattttaagTGCGAAAACTAACATTGCAGCTGTTGAAGATGCATTAGTAAATTTCTCTTTTTGTTGCATGGTCATACTTGTTGTTGGCTAGTTGCTATCTAATAGTGTTATTTTTTGGATCCAAAAAAGACTCTATGGAATTGATTTAGAGTCATTTGAAAGTGACTTGTCACTTTACAGAGCATTATCAGAACTTGGTAAACTTTGAGCCCTTCGTTTGAGCTCTCCTTAAAGGTCAGATATGAAGTTTCgtgttttatttctgttaatTATGGGTTCTTATGTGTGTGGGCACCAGTATGCAAAAAAACTAATTCGACGCTGGCCATTTATTCGGAGTATCTACTCTCATTCTTCTGCGTCCTGATGCTAAGTTGGTTTCCTGATTGTGTGGGAGGTTGAGGACACCAATAGAATAAGTTACTTTTGGCTTGTTGGTCCCTCACTATCAGTTGCTTTGCTGTAATTATGACCCAACCCTCACCTTCATCAACGTCATTGCTCTGGTCAGGTCGTCTTCGCAGGCTTCCTAGTGAGGCCTGCTCACTTTCCTGTGTTCTCCTCACCGTTGCCCGGTCTGCTTCCTGAGCCTTCCACAATACAGCATGCTCTCCTTCAGGTCCTTTCCAGAGCATGGCCCGGTCCCCTTCAGGTCCTCTCCTGAAGGCTGGTTCTCCGACTCTGGTGGTCCTCATGGCTTTACCCTCCAGTATGGCTTCAACTTCTCTGAAGAACTTCATTGTTTTCCCTAAGTAGCCCACCCCAGAGGTCTTGGCGTTCTTGTAGTCATACTTCAGGTTTTTGTACTTGGAGCGACACTGCTTCCAGTCCCGGTGGACACCAAAGCGCTGCAGCTTTTGCGCCACCTCTTGGAAGATACTCTTATTTCTTACGGTGCCCTGAAGCCTGCGCTGGACTATCGGGTCGGCCCAGATGTAGAGCAGGGCCTGGACTTCCTCGTCTGTCCAGTGCTTGCCTCCTTCTGATGCCACAGATGGGATGAAGCGTGGCTCTCTGATTAGGCACTGTCCTCCTGGAAGGTAAAAGAGGGTGTTAGCATATACGCTGTTTTGACCGCTTTAATCCAGGCTTTATCCTGGTTAAGCTTAAGCTGCGAAGATGGTACACTTGGTTCCCATCATGCATGACATGGGGAGATTCCTACCAAAATATAGTGGATTAACAAGAGGTATTTTTGGTAtcaattaacataatttaaaaagaCTATGAATATTTCTATATGAATCAGCCTGATTATATGTTTAGTAggtaaagcattttttttttaaaagtttgcttttatccaaaagttgcctttatccaaagcaatgtacagttgggtcagccagtctctgcagctactgggggttaagggccttgctcaggggcctagtggtgacatcactgcccaccctgggatttgaacctgcgaCCTTCCGGTCACAGATCAGGCTCCCTATTCAGCTGAGCCACCCTGATGCAGCTTTGACTGTATTGAAGTTGCAGGTCAGCTGATAGCAGTCGGTCATTGTTGTAGGCGCTaaggggtgtgggggtgggggtgggtgtgggggcgggggtcagAATGGAGTCTGGATTCTTCTCCATCTGGCTCCTCACAGCCACTGGGTTCTTTGCTTAGCCAATCGTGGCAGAGAGGGGCGGTTTACCTTCCCTGAGCACATCCGTGGCTGAAGGGCTCACCCCTGATCTCTCCTCTGGCCTCTTTGGGGCCCAGCGGGGGAAGGCCTGCTCGTCtccttgttcctcctcctcttcctcctcctcctcctcctcttcccccTCCTTTGCTATGTGTTCGGGGGCGGCGATGGTGTCCATGTCCCCGAGGAGCCCGGCGCCGCCTCTCAGCTGGCTGCTGTGGTACTCCCCCCGCAGGCAGGAGCACTTGGCCAAACACTGCCTCCAGTCTCTGAAGACTCCCAGCTGGTGCAGACGACTGGACATGTGCATAAAAATGGCTTTGTCCCTGCTGGGCCCCCGCAGGCCGCGCTGAAAGTCCTCCTCAGCCCAGACAGCCAGCAGGGCCCTGACCTCCTCTTCCGCCCATTCGCCCTCCTCCCCTAaactctcctcctcctcctgctctctctcataCTCCTCCTCCCGCTCCCTAACCCACTCCCTTGTTTGCCTCTCGCTCTGCTCCTCCTCTCTCCACTGTTCTCCCTCCATGTTCAGGATGACCTGGAAACACTTTGCTCCCTCCCTTTCTGCCTAGTTCCCTAGGCAACCAGACGGTTTGGCCACGGGGGAACACCCACGCAGGCAAATCCAGCCGCGCTACTGGCTTAGGCTGAGCCGGGGGGAGGGGCTAGTGGCCGTAATCCGAGAGGCAGTTCGCTAAGCGCGCTGTGGCTGCCGCTGCAGGATTTCCAAATAAGGCAACTCAGAAGCGAATGAATCTCGAGCGATGGAGGGGGAGAGAGCTGGGTCTGAGCAGCTTCCAGAAGTTTCCCCTACAGTTGTGTCTCTGGCCGCCCATAAAAGCTGTCTGACCAAACTTGTGcaggagagaaagggagagaagCTTATGTCATATAAGCTCCCTCATTTTGCAGCTAAATCGTTAGCGTTGCtaatgcccccacccccaaagctgTTTCTATAACTTCCTTGCCGCACAGCTCCCAGTTCCTtttgcccccccctcctcttCTGGACACAGCAGGTGCTCATTGTTCCTCTTGTAACCTCCTCCTTTGCTTCCCCTGCTGAATTTAAAGGTCATTGTAATCCACTGCTgctggcacacagacacagaagtgTGGTACCCATAGACAGACATGCGGGGCTGGCTGCTGGGGTGAGGCacagcgcccccctctgacgctaatgtgtgtgtgtttcagaggACAGGAGAGTGCTGGGATTGTCACGAGTAATGGAGCGTCACCTCCGACTTACATCACCCTCAAGGTAGCgtgcacacacatacgcacacctATTTACCCCGATCCAGAGGTGTGTCCCTGTGGGTTTATGTGGGTTTCACTAAGACAGTGATGACTTTCTAGGCATGGATGCTGCAACAGTGATAATGAtagttgatgatgatgatgattatggtCTTTTCTGCAAAGACGGTgatgatggtgtgtgtgtgtgtgtgtgtgtgtgtgtgtgtgtgtgtgtgtgtgtgagagacagtGTTGCTGATGCTGATGGTGCTGACTTCCAGGGCATGGGCCTGGTGAGCAATGCATTCCCTGCAGAGGAGCTGCTGAAGCTGCGCTCGGGTAACCTGGGCATCGGGCACACGCGCTACTCCACCACGGGCATCTCGGAGCTGCAGAACTGCCAGCCGTTCGTGGTGGACACTCTGCATGGCAAGATCGCCGTGGCTCACAACGGGGAGCTGGTCAATGCTGCAGCGCTGCGCAAGAAGGTtggcctcacacacacacacacgcacacacatggacacacacacacacacacacacagggacacatgGCAGTCATGCATTCAGACAGttacacaaaaaacatacagCACTACCTTGTTGTGCCTTACGGTCTGTAGAAATGGAGACTTTTtctatttttgtaatttttattaattgGTACAAAAAAATAGAGAAATGTGCAGGTTTTATATAATCTTCGTTTATGTTTCTGCTAATCTCCCTGACTTGCCTCTGATCAtatttctgattggctgatgcgTTGCACTCCCAAGAATGTAATTTCTGCGTGGTAATATTTACATTTAGGGAGAATAACCCAAAGCCTTCATCTGCACTAAATGAAAGTCGATCGTCCTGTGAAATATGGCACCTGCGCATCTTCAGTTCCTCGGTgacctgcatgtgtgtctgcgccccctgcaggtgatgAGGCATGGTGTTGGCCTATCCACCAGCTCTGATAGCGAGCTCATCACGCAGCTACTGGCTCTGACTCCGCCCATGGAGGAGCAGGACGCCCCTGATTGGGTGGCTCGGTCAGTGGtcatttttcagtcccgctaTACTGTATTTAGTAGTCAGAGACATAGAAACTTAATCATACAGGCAGCTCTCGAGTTACATAAATCTGACCTAAGTAAACCTGGTATGgcaggtggtgggggtgggggggggggtaggatcCCCTCCTTGTAATGCTGTTCTCTCATTTTGTTTTGCAGGATAAAGAACCTGATGACAGAGACACCTACTTCATACTCGTTACTGGTGATGCACACGGATGTTATTTATGCCGTGAGGGATCCTTATGGGAACCGCCCCCTCTGCATCGGCCGCTTGGTGCCCATCTCTAAGCTGCACGGTTCGGGTATGGGGTCGCTGTCTGGCTCAGTGGGGTAGgacgctgtgcctgtgattggaaagttgctgattcaaatcccagagtgatgtcaccgtttaTCCCTTGAGGAAGGCCCTTAAATCCCAATTGTTCCAGGGAATGGCTGACcttactttctcaaaaatgtgtgCCACTTGGGATAAAACGCAGAACTATtgtaatatgtaaatgtatgctTCTGGCACCTGATCGCCACTTCTTTTAGTATGTAAGGTATCTGGACTACAATACTATATTGTGTGCAGTATATTATGTTACAGTCTTGTGAGGTAATAGAGGCAATAATCCAAACCATGTATAGAGGATGTAGCCCCCCACACTCACCGTGCAAGACACCTTATagcaaaaaacacacaagtcAAAAATATGCTAGTATTATGTACTAAAGAACATATGTAAAATTTAGGTGGAGAAAGTGTAAATTTACTTACAGGTGTATGTTGCATTTGCATTAGTGCTTCTGTAAACTCAATGTATCTCGGATATCTTTCGGTTGGTTTTGACCTAAGTCGAGAGCTGCCTGAAGTCGAACATTACTCCGCAGGAAGATCATGTTCTGGCCTTTCGCTGTGGGATATTTTGGGCTCTGCTGTCTTTAGGAGCTGCAGATGGAGACACGGAGGGCTGGGTGGTGTCGTCGGAGTCCTGCAGTTTCCAGTCCATTGGAGCGAGGTGAGATTAACTTCTGTATATCCAACAGGCCAGTAAAAGGTACAGTGTTTCTTAGTCTGTTTAAATGTTTACATCAACACAGACCCCTGACaatctgcacactgcatgtgatGTATGATCTGTACTAGAGTGCAGATCTATGTTGTCTGTATTGTGCTTGTGTGAACTCCAGCACTGCATCACTTGAATTTGCACAAATTGTTGTATTTATTGTTGCCCTTGCATTAACTTTTCTCTGCTGTGTTTCTTGTGCCTCGTCTTTAAACTCTATCTATTTATGCCCTAATTGTTCATTGTCTGTAAATGAAAGGGGTGGTAATTTTCTGGTTACTTTCCATTCAATGGGAAgctaagctggggaatttttgaaatattccaagttggaaactttccatgggaattaccGGGAATATATGGGCATTAACGAGAAATTgccagaattttgcaaccctactcGTCTGTCATGGTGGCAATCTGTGCCAAGAAATCTCCACCTGCCTGCGGCAGTAATTCTAGTTCTGGTTCTGGAATGTGCTTTTGCCACTTGTATCCCTagttatgcctttttcatgtgatgataatgttttttttgtgctttttcagGTATTACCGTGAAGTGCAGCCAGGAGAAATAGTGCAGATCTCAAAACATGGAATCAAGACATTAAGTATTGTTCCGAGACCGGAGGGAGACCGGCCTGCATTCTGCATATTTGAATATGTTTATTTTGCACGTCCAGACTCGATATTTGAAGGCAGGTTGGACACGTTATCATATCACACAGAATGTCACATTTTATGGCTGCCAGCATATTACAACATCGGCTTGTTACATTAAACCATTAATTTCCATGAATTCCGGAACACTAAGCTTCAAGCCAAGCCTATTCACACACAACTTGCTTTCAAAAATCCCCTCAATACCTTTTAGATCAGATATCGTACAGTATGtaatttgttttcctttttgctTATGTACCTAatgggcggcatggtggtgcagtagtcagcactgtcgcctcacacctctgggactcgggtttgagtctccatcaTGGTtccatatgtgtggagtttgcatgttctccccgtgtcgtcgtgtggtttcctctgggtactcaggctgcccccccacagtctaaaaacatgttgaggctaattggagttgccaaattgccaataggtgtgagtgtgccctgtgatgggttggcgccccatcctgggttgttccctgtcttgtgcctatgggctccggacccccccctTGACCCTGAACAGCATAAGCAGTTTCAGGGAATAGATGCTTATGTACCTAATAGATTTTTTGCACCAATTACCAGTtgtatgatattttttttttaatagaacgAGCATTCCAATTTGTAATCTTAAACTACTCTGTCAGATCTTTTGCGTGAGATTCAGGAGGGAGAGGTGATGCTGTTATGCTGTTACCAATGCAGGTGTTCATGTGACGCTGAGTGGATGCTGTGGTCTTTGCCGTTAGCCGTCAGCACCACTGCGTCCGGTGACACATCTGCTGCATTTTATTGCTGCTCCaactgtgtccccccccccccggttgcAGGCCAAATGGTGTATTCAGTCAGGCAGCGGTGTGGACAGCAACTAGCCATAGAGGCCCCGGTGGATGCAGATGTGGTCAGCACTGTGCCAGAGTCCGCCACTCCGGCCGCACTGGGGTATGCCCAGCAGGTAGGTTACAGGATGAATTCCCAGTAGTGTATTGGTCCACTCTGTGAAAACCTATACTGGTTGCCAATTTCTACAGATTTATGCAGAGCTTACGCAAGTGGCCTAGCTAGCATTGACATTTCTGCGGCGTCTGCATGACCGTGATGTGTAGTTACATTTCTGAGATGGGGCATGTCAGGTTATGGCATAGAGTACGTCATCTGTGCCGAAGTTTAAGGGCACTTCTCCagcgcaccaggtaccgtacttctCATACTTCAGAAAAAGAACCAAAAGTACGGCACTTCAAATTGTTGGTTGTAGACTGATGTGaaaactggtaccggcactGAAAGACATCAACGGGAGGCGGGTTTATTTGTCTGTACTGAAGTAGAATGATGGCTGTAGTGTATCGTTGGGCTGAATGATATGCGATATTCATCGCATGATATGCACAGCTGGTCTGAGATCATGCTGTCCCAACATTATAGCATGGGGTTTAAAGTTTCTAAAACGTTTTTactgtcataggaaacaaaacttagcaagcatTGTCATTTTAATGATCGTTCCTTTTCAAGGTTATGTAGTGCATGTTTAAAAAATCAGCTTAGAGTTTGCTgtttttgcatgagcgctgcatgtGCTTTCTGAGTcattcataatcattttcatccttgcagTTTAGATCACTCCTAGACGGGTTTGTTAgaaatgaatttattttgactccctttttgttttataaataacccagtattaattacaaaaaaaatcacatcatgatatttatttttttccaataccGTGCTCCccctagtatattatacaaaacacTTTTCTTGTGATGCCACCCAGATCATCTTCTGTTTGTTTCAACCAGATTGCAATTAAAGTTTGGTTTTCCTCATTTGTCCACGTATATGTCCTCATTTTTTtctactttattattattttagtttgtAACTTTTTTTCAAGACAGCAGTATCAGAGACAGGCTATTTGCACGACCAGTTGTCAAATAAAGCGTTTGCAAGTctcaccccaaagtaccaaaaaaataccccagctggtttggtactttGGGTACTGGAACTTCTGGTACTGGTTCTTGAGTCAAGTCTGACTGACCATTGACAAGTCTGACAATTGACTGGTTCAAGTCAATGGTaagggaaagtaccaaaagtactgtACCTTGGGTGGCCGAAAAGTGCCATAAATCAGCCCTTAGTGTACTGAGGCTGTTTCTACACTTCTTCTAGGCGGGGATACCATATGTGGAGGTTCTGTGTAAGAACCGGTATGTGGGGAGAACATTTATCCAGCCCAACACGCGCTTACGGCAGCTTGGCGTGGCCAAAAAGTTTGGAGCACTAACTGACAACTTTGCTGGGAAGAGAGTGGTACTCGTTGACGATTCCATCGTCAGAGGAAACACAATTTCGCCGATCATCAAAttgctgagagaggctggagcGACTGAGGTGAGTTTGTGCTTGGTTGGGCTTCATTTGGAAATCATGGAGGGTTCGGGTTTGAAGCCTCTGTTATCAACAGGTGCACATTCGAGTGGCGTCTCCACCAATCAGGCATCCCTGCTACATGGGCATCAACATTCCTACCAAAGAG
This window harbors:
- the ppat gene encoding amidophosphoribosyltransferase isoform X1, with translation MEFEESGIGEECGVFGCVASGEWPTQLEVAQVLTLGLVALQHRGQESAGIVTSNGASPPTYITLKGMGLVSNAFPAEELLKLRSGNLGIGHTRYSTTGISELQNCQPFVVDTLHGKIAVAHNGELVNAAALRKKVMRHGVGLSTSSDSELITQLLALTPPMEEQDAPDWVARIKNLMTETPTSYSLLVMHTDVIYAVRDPYGNRPLCIGRLVPISKLHGSGAADGDTEGWVVSSESCSFQSIGARYYREVQPGEIVQISKHGIKTLSIVPRPEGDRPAFCIFEYVYFARPDSIFEGQMVYSVRQRCGQQLAIEAPVDADVVSTVPESATPAALGYAQQAGIPYVEVLCKNRYVGRTFIQPNTRLRQLGVAKKFGALTDNFAGKRVVLVDDSIVRGNTISPIIKLLREAGATEVHIRVASPPIRHPCYMGINIPTKEELIANKPEFANIAGYIGATSVRYLSVEGLVSAVQGGILPQEKDQRTEANKRLGHCTACLTGKYPVELAW
- the ppat gene encoding amidophosphoribosyltransferase isoform X2, which translates into the protein MEFEESGIGEECGVFGCVASGEWPTQLEVAQVLTLGLVALQHRGQESAGIVTSNGASPPTYITLKGMGLVSNAFPAEELLKLRSGNLGIGHTRYSTTGISELQNCQPFVVDTLHGKIAVAHNGELVNAAALRKKVMRHGVGLSTSSDSELITQLLALTPPMEEQDAPDWVARIKNLMTETPTSYSLLVMHTDVIYAVRDPYGNRPLCIGRLVPISKLHGAADGDTEGWVVSSESCSFQSIGARYYREVQPGEIVQISKHGIKTLSIVPRPEGDRPAFCIFEYVYFARPDSIFEGQMVYSVRQRCGQQLAIEAPVDADVVSTVPESATPAALGYAQQAGIPYVEVLCKNRYVGRTFIQPNTRLRQLGVAKKFGALTDNFAGKRVVLVDDSIVRGNTISPIIKLLREAGATEVHIRVASPPIRHPCYMGINIPTKEELIANKPEFANIAGYIGATSVRYLSVEGLVSAVQGGILPQEKDQRTEANKRLGHCTACLTGKYPVELAW